Proteins encoded within one genomic window of Epinephelus lanceolatus isolate andai-2023 chromosome 9, ASM4190304v1, whole genome shotgun sequence:
- the ggt5a gene encoding gamma-glutamyltransferase 5a isoform X1, which produces MARSKARVYTCCALMLLCVVAVIVCIAVLVRRKCPGDTFSSAAVAADSGRCSQIARDILQKGGSAVDGAIAALLCTSVINPQSMGLGGGSIFTVMDSSGKVKIINSRETVPGKFKSDLLKSCPKTFQFMSGSQWIGVPGEVQGYEVAHKLYGKLKWATLFEPTIKLARGGFPVPQVQGRYIPFTDSNMTQPLRKLFSDKNGNLLKAGDIIKFEKLADTLETIAKHGPGAFYTGRIAEDLIRDIQEAGGTLTAQDLASYNVTVTDAWAFPLGEYQMYIPPPPAGGIILSFILNVMKGYNLNPASLVGQQKTLAYHRLVEAFKFANGLKKHIRDPRFSSEEMARKFTEDSFAKHIQSLISSDKTHDPQYYNITPYLDSMGTTHVSVLAEDGSAVSVTSTINHIFGSKVVSPRTGVILNNQLYDFCGRVDNIFPGEQPPSSMAPAVLKSQSKTLVIGSTGGSMITTGIISALMNHLWFGKSLKEAIAAPVVFVDSQNAVKFEPGFDKNVIEALKALGHKHESAKYFFNVVNAVEKKDGCICAVSDARKLGEAAGY; this is translated from the exons ATGGCGAGGTCAAAGGCGAGAGTGTACACTTGTTGcgcactgatgctgctctgcgtGGTTGCCGTCATTGTGTGTATAGCTGTGCTCGTGAGGCGCAAGTGTCCAGGTGACACTTTCTCAAGCGCTGCAGTGGCCGCAGACTCTGGGAGGTGTTCGCAGATTGCACG AGACATACTTCAGAAAGGAGGCTCAGCGGTAGATGGCGCCattgctgcgctgctgtgcacCTCCGTCATCAACCCGCAGAGTATGGGCCTCGGAGGGGGGTCCATATTCACAGTGATGGACAGCTCTG GCAAAGTGAAAATCATCAACTCCAGAGAGACTGTACCAGGGAAGTTTAAATCTGACCTGCTCAAGTCATGTCCCAAGACCTTCCAGTTTATGTCAG gtAGCCAGTGGATCGGGGTCCCAGGGGAAGTTCAGGGTTATGAAGTGGCACACAAGCTTTATGGGAAGTTAAAGTGGGCCACCCTCTTCGAGCCGACCATCAAACTGGCCAGAGGAGGATTTCCTGTTCCACAGGTCCAGGGTCGATACATCCCGTTCACTGATTCAAACATGACTCAGCCACTACG AAAGTTGTTTTCAGATAAGAATGGCAACTTGCTGAAGGCTGGTGATATTATTAAGTTTGAGAAACTGGCTGACACTTTGGAGACGATTGCAAAACATGGGCCGGGTGCTTTTTACACTGGAAGAATAGCAGAGGATTTAATCCGTGACATACAGGAGGCAG GAGGAACACTTACGGCACAGGACTTGGCATCGTATAATGTTACAGTGACTGATGCGTGGGCTTTTCCTTTGGGAGAGTACCAGATGTACATACCCCCACCCCCTGCAGGAGGCATCATCCTCAGCTTCATCCTTAACGTCATGAAAG GATATAACTTGAATCCAGCATCTCTGGTAGGACAACAAAAGACACTGGCCTATCACCGCCTTGTTGAAGCTTTTAAGTTTGCCAATGGATTAAAGAAACACATTCGAGATCCACGCTTCAGCTCAGAGGAA ATGGCCAGGAAATTCACAGAGGATAGCTTTGCCAAGCACATACAGAGCTTGATCAGCAGCGACAAGACTCACGATCCCCAGTATTACAACATCACCCCGTATCTGGACAGCATGGGCACCACGCATGTGTCTGTGCTGGCTGAGGATGGCTCTGCTGTGTCTGTCACCAGCACCATCAACCACAT attTGGCTCTAAGGTCGTCTCTCCTAGGACTGGAGTCATCCTCAACAACCAGCTGTACGATTTCTGTGGAAGAGTCGATAACATCTTTCCTG GGGAGCAGCCTCCATCCTCCATGGCCCCCGCTGTGCTCAAGTCTCAGTCGAAGACGCTGGTGATTGGATCGACTGGTGGGAGCATGATCACGACTGGGATCATCTCG GCACTCATGAATCACCTTTGGTTTGGAAAAAGCCTCAAGGAGGCGATTGCTGCTCCGGTTGTTTTTGTCGACTCTCAAAATGCAGTGAAGTTTGAGCCCGGCTTTGATAAG AATGTAATCGAGGCTCTGAAGGCTCTGGGGCACAAACATGAAAGTGCAAAATATTTCTTCAACGTGGTCAATGC
- the cabp1a gene encoding calcium-binding protein 1a isoform X2 — MSSSFPKSESTTSLLKSSSAAKRPTHLPERTAESRRSQHHHQHQHQHHHRPAALQSSSSKAEESFWSAECDISARRPLCHPSLIGSQDSSNDAATRGKSKSHAPHSQVPDPPEPNGEAGRGVRERCRTSKPTHRHHHRRKHNREDRPAAAGPPEPEHPRRCHTHARPVPRVPSLSDSNDDRAPLCEPKDHKGVSVANSGGHVSSPSPSSCSLVPLSSRSSRRSRRSSAASSASDINLRTILNSLFGQDRELRPEEMDELRDAFKEFDKDKDGFISCKDLGNCMRTMGYMPTEMELIELSQQINMNLGGHVDFEDFVELMGPKLLAETADMIGIKELKDAFREFDTNGDGAISTSELRDAMRKLLGQQVGLKEVEDILRDVDLNGDGLVDFEEFVRMMSR, encoded by the exons ATGAGCTCCTCCTTTCCAAAATCTGAATCCACGACCTCCTTACTGAAATCATCCTCTGCGGCGAAGAGACCCACACACCTCCCCGAACGCACAGCAGAAAGCCGGAGAAGTCAGCATCACCATCAGCATCAGCACCAGCATCACCACCGTCCCGCTGCActccagagcagcagcagcaaagccgAGGAGTCCTTCTGGTCGGCCGAGTGCGACATCAGTGCCCGGAGACCCCTGTGTCACCCGTCCCTCATCGGCAGCCAGGACAGTAGTAATGATGCAGCCACTCGAGGCAAGAGTAAGTCACATGCCCCCCACAGCCAAGTTCCGGACCCGCCGGAGCCAAACGGCGAGGCGGGCCGAGGTGTGAGGGAGCGCTGCAGGACATCCAAGCCCACACACCGGCACCACCACCGCAGGAAGCACAACCGGGAGGACCGTCCAGCGGCAGCGGGACCACCTGAACCTGAGCATCCCCGTCGCTGTCACACGCACGCACGCCCGGTCCCCAGGGTGCCCTCTCTGTCGGACAGCAACGATGACAGGGCTCCCCTCTGTGAGCCGAAGGACCATAAAGGGGTCAGTGTGGCGAACAGCGGGGGTCATGTCAGCAGTCCATCCCCGTCCTCCTGCTCCCTGGTCCCGCTGTCCAGCAGATCCTCTCGCCGCTCCCGGAGGTCTAGTGCTGCTTCTTCTGCATCTGATATCAATTTACGCACGATCCTCAATTCACTGTTTGGGCAG GACAGAGAGCTGCGGCCAGAAGAAATGGATG AGTTACGGGACGCTTTCAAAGAGTTCGACAAAGACAAGGACGGTTTCATCAGCTGTAAAGACCTTGGAAACTGTATGAGAACTATGGGATACATGCCCACTGAAATGGAGCTGATTGAGCTGAGTCAACAGATAAACATGAACT TGGGAGGTCATGTTGATTTTGAGGATTTTGTAGAGTTGATGGGCCCAAAACTCCTCGCCGAAACTGCAGACATGATTGGAATAAAAGAGTTAAAAGATGCTTTTCGAGAG TTTGACACTAATGGAGACGGTGCCATAAGCACATCAGAGCTCCGAGATGCAATGAGGAAGTTGTTGGGCCAACAG GTGGGTTTAAAGGAAGTCGAAGATATCCTGAGGGATGTTGACCTGAATGGTGATGGGCTTGTTGACTTTGAAG AGTTTGTACGAATGATGTCTCGCTAA
- the asphd2 gene encoding aspartate beta-hydroxylase domain-containing protein 2: protein MEWSLENVREMVAGGMQSIRECEICAFAIAMCVLLLFMWYCYRVGREHGSSPLRGRYLAGPSRIGGVVGGFMSSDCRGRGKGKHGSMLEEQNGFAFCQSSECFRCTSAGESLNQRLYHSLQDYAKRYTWSGMGRVHKGVRDQGRYLNSRPTIQRPEVFFLPDLPSAPFFSREVQRHDVELLEQSFPALLAEFESIYHQPPARSGSSLPPGWKANNTPRGQWWTYYLVNQGTPLVLNVRRCPRAWRVLGQLRTFIANNVFGNACFSVLTPGALITEHYGPTNVRLRCHLGLRVPPSCELVVGGEPQCWSEGSCLLFDDSFLHRAFHEGGAEDGPRVVFMVDLWHPNVAAAERQALDYIFTPGRLEDKEGK from the exons ATGGAGTGGTCGTTAGAGAATGTGAGGGAGATGGTGGCTGGAGGGATGCAGTCTATAAGGGAATGCGAGATCTGTGCTTTTGCCATAGCcatgtgtgtgctgctgctgtttatgTGGTATTGTTACAGGGTGGGCAGGGAGCATGGCTCCAGCCCTCTGCGTGGGAGGTATCTGGCTGGGCCCAGCCGGAttggaggggtggtgggaggcTTTATGAGTTCAGACTGCCGTGGCAGGGGGAAAGGGAAGCATGGTTCAATGCTAGAAGAGCAGAACGGCTTCGCTTTCTGCCAGTCATCAGAATGCTTCCGATGCACCAGCGCCGGAGAGAGTTTGAACCAGAGGCTCTATCACAGCCTGCAGGATTACGCCAAGCGCTACACCTGGTCAGGTATGGGCAGGGTGCATAAAGGAGTCCGCGATCAAGGCCGATACCTCAACAGCCGACCGACCATCCAAAGGCCAGAGGTCTTCTTCCTCCCAGACCTACCGTCAGCCCCTTTCTTCTCCAGAGAAGTACAGAGACACGACGTGGAGCTGCTGGAGCAGAGCTTCCCCGCCCTTCTGGCTGAGTTTGAGAGCATCTACCACCAACCTCCGGCCCGCAGCGGCTCCTCACTGCCACCAGGGTGGAAAGCCAACAACACTCCTCGGGGGCAGTGGTGGACCTACTACCTGGTTAACCAAGGCACCCCATTGGTTCTTAATGTCAGGAGGTGTCCACGGGCCTGGAGGGTGCTGGGTCAGCTGCGCACCTTCATCGCCAACAATGTGTTCGGAAACGCCTGCTTCTCTGTGTTGACGCCCGGAGCTCTGATCACTGAGCATTATGGTCCAACAAATGTCAGGCTGCGCTGCCACCTGG GTCTCAGAGTGCCCCCCTCCTGTGAGCTTGTTGTTGGTGGAGAGCCACAGTGCTGGTCTGAGGGCAGCTGTCTGCTTTTTGATGACTCCTTCCTCCACAGGGCCTTCCACGAGG gcggCGCAGAGGACGGCCCCAGGGTGGTCTTCATGGTGGACCTCTGGCATCCCAACGTGGCCGCTGCTGAGAGACAAGCCTTGGACTACATTTTTACTCCAGGCCGCTTAGAGGACAAGGAGGGGAAATAG
- the cabp1a gene encoding calcium-binding protein 1a isoform X4 encodes MGQAGYLGPYQESIVSMTQNCILVRNARLQTCVFLSKGMAECRQADRELRPEEMDELRDAFKEFDKDKDGFISCKDLGNCMRTMGYMPTEMELIELSQQINMNLGGHVDFEDFVELMGPKLLAETADMIGIKELKDAFREFDTNGDGAISTSELRDAMRKLLGQQVGLKEVEDILRDVDLNGDGLVDFEEFVRMMSR; translated from the exons ATGGGCCAGGCAGGGTATCTTGGGCCATATCAGGAGTCCATTGTTTCCATGACACAAAACTGCATTCTCGTGAGGAACGCACGGTTGCAAACCTGTGTCTTCCTGAGTAAAGGCATGGCCGAGTGCAGGCAGGCT GACAGAGAGCTGCGGCCAGAAGAAATGGATG AGTTACGGGACGCTTTCAAAGAGTTCGACAAAGACAAGGACGGTTTCATCAGCTGTAAAGACCTTGGAAACTGTATGAGAACTATGGGATACATGCCCACTGAAATGGAGCTGATTGAGCTGAGTCAACAGATAAACATGAACT TGGGAGGTCATGTTGATTTTGAGGATTTTGTAGAGTTGATGGGCCCAAAACTCCTCGCCGAAACTGCAGACATGATTGGAATAAAAGAGTTAAAAGATGCTTTTCGAGAG TTTGACACTAATGGAGACGGTGCCATAAGCACATCAGAGCTCCGAGATGCAATGAGGAAGTTGTTGGGCCAACAG GTGGGTTTAAAGGAAGTCGAAGATATCCTGAGGGATGTTGACCTGAATGGTGATGGGCTTGTTGACTTTGAAG AGTTTGTACGAATGATGTCTCGCTAA
- the cabp1a gene encoding calcium-binding protein 1a isoform X6, with protein sequence MEEITDLDLGITQVTALSADRELRPEEMDELRDAFKEFDKDKDGFISCKDLGNCMRTMGYMPTEMELIELSQQINMNLGGHVDFEDFVELMGPKLLAETADMIGIKELKDAFREFDTNGDGAISTSELRDAMRKLLGQQVGLKEVEDILRDVDLNGDGLVDFEEFVRMMSR encoded by the exons ATGGAGGAGATTACTGATTTAGATTTGGGCATCACTCAAGTCACAGCGCTGTCAGCG GACAGAGAGCTGCGGCCAGAAGAAATGGATG AGTTACGGGACGCTTTCAAAGAGTTCGACAAAGACAAGGACGGTTTCATCAGCTGTAAAGACCTTGGAAACTGTATGAGAACTATGGGATACATGCCCACTGAAATGGAGCTGATTGAGCTGAGTCAACAGATAAACATGAACT TGGGAGGTCATGTTGATTTTGAGGATTTTGTAGAGTTGATGGGCCCAAAACTCCTCGCCGAAACTGCAGACATGATTGGAATAAAAGAGTTAAAAGATGCTTTTCGAGAG TTTGACACTAATGGAGACGGTGCCATAAGCACATCAGAGCTCCGAGATGCAATGAGGAAGTTGTTGGGCCAACAG GTGGGTTTAAAGGAAGTCGAAGATATCCTGAGGGATGTTGACCTGAATGGTGATGGGCTTGTTGACTTTGAAG AGTTTGTACGAATGATGTCTCGCTAA
- the cabp1a gene encoding calcium-binding protein 1a isoform X1 — translation MSSSFPKSESTTSLLKSSSAAKRPTHLPERTAESRRSQHHHQHQHQHHHRPAALQSSSSKAEESFWSAECDISARRPLCHPSLIGSQDSSNDAATRGKSKSHAPHSQVPDPPEPNGEAGRGVRERCRTSKPTHRHHHRRKHNREDRPAAAGPPEPEHPRRCHTHARPVPRVPSLSDSNDDRAPLCEPKDHKGVSVANSGGHVSSPSPSSCSLVPLSSRSSRRSRRSSAASSASDINLRTILNSLFGQILQDAERRFGGVLPCEEMGQAGYLGPYQESIVSMTQNCILVRNARLQTCVFLSKGMAECRQADRELRPEEMDELRDAFKEFDKDKDGFISCKDLGNCMRTMGYMPTEMELIELSQQINMNLGGHVDFEDFVELMGPKLLAETADMIGIKELKDAFREFDTNGDGAISTSELRDAMRKLLGQQVGLKEVEDILRDVDLNGDGLVDFEEFVRMMSR, via the exons ATGAGCTCCTCCTTTCCAAAATCTGAATCCACGACCTCCTTACTGAAATCATCCTCTGCGGCGAAGAGACCCACACACCTCCCCGAACGCACAGCAGAAAGCCGGAGAAGTCAGCATCACCATCAGCATCAGCACCAGCATCACCACCGTCCCGCTGCActccagagcagcagcagcaaagccgAGGAGTCCTTCTGGTCGGCCGAGTGCGACATCAGTGCCCGGAGACCCCTGTGTCACCCGTCCCTCATCGGCAGCCAGGACAGTAGTAATGATGCAGCCACTCGAGGCAAGAGTAAGTCACATGCCCCCCACAGCCAAGTTCCGGACCCGCCGGAGCCAAACGGCGAGGCGGGCCGAGGTGTGAGGGAGCGCTGCAGGACATCCAAGCCCACACACCGGCACCACCACCGCAGGAAGCACAACCGGGAGGACCGTCCAGCGGCAGCGGGACCACCTGAACCTGAGCATCCCCGTCGCTGTCACACGCACGCACGCCCGGTCCCCAGGGTGCCCTCTCTGTCGGACAGCAACGATGACAGGGCTCCCCTCTGTGAGCCGAAGGACCATAAAGGGGTCAGTGTGGCGAACAGCGGGGGTCATGTCAGCAGTCCATCCCCGTCCTCCTGCTCCCTGGTCCCGCTGTCCAGCAGATCCTCTCGCCGCTCCCGGAGGTCTAGTGCTGCTTCTTCTGCATCTGATATCAATTTACGCACGATCCTCAATTCACTGTTTGGGCAG ATACTCCAGGATGCTGAGAGGAGATTCGGAGGGGTGCTGCCCTGTGAGGAGATGGGCCAGGCAGGGTATCTTGGGCCATATCAGGAGTCCATTGTTTCCATGACACAAAACTGCATTCTCGTGAGGAACGCACGGTTGCAAACCTGTGTCTTCCTGAGTAAAGGCATGGCCGAGTGCAGGCAGGCT GACAGAGAGCTGCGGCCAGAAGAAATGGATG AGTTACGGGACGCTTTCAAAGAGTTCGACAAAGACAAGGACGGTTTCATCAGCTGTAAAGACCTTGGAAACTGTATGAGAACTATGGGATACATGCCCACTGAAATGGAGCTGATTGAGCTGAGTCAACAGATAAACATGAACT TGGGAGGTCATGTTGATTTTGAGGATTTTGTAGAGTTGATGGGCCCAAAACTCCTCGCCGAAACTGCAGACATGATTGGAATAAAAGAGTTAAAAGATGCTTTTCGAGAG TTTGACACTAATGGAGACGGTGCCATAAGCACATCAGAGCTCCGAGATGCAATGAGGAAGTTGTTGGGCCAACAG GTGGGTTTAAAGGAAGTCGAAGATATCCTGAGGGATGTTGACCTGAATGGTGATGGGCTTGTTGACTTTGAAG AGTTTGTACGAATGATGTCTCGCTAA
- the cabp1a gene encoding calcium-binding protein 1a isoform X3, with amino-acid sequence MGLALVRTPLKIQTANLTEKRSSWSFLVPLFSSGMGNCLDWPLRTILQDAERRFGGVLPCEEMGQAGYLGPYQESIVSMTQNCILVRNARLQTCVFLSKGMAECRQADRELRPEEMDELRDAFKEFDKDKDGFISCKDLGNCMRTMGYMPTEMELIELSQQINMNLGGHVDFEDFVELMGPKLLAETADMIGIKELKDAFREFDTNGDGAISTSELRDAMRKLLGQQVGLKEVEDILRDVDLNGDGLVDFEEFVRMMSR; translated from the exons ATGGGTCTTGCTCTTGTTCGCACTCCTCTCAAAATCCAAACTGCAAACTTAACGGAGAAAAGGTCCTCATGGTCCTTTTTAGTGCCTCTTTTCTCTTCTGGTATGGGAAACTGCTTAGACTGGCCTCTGAGAACG ATACTCCAGGATGCTGAGAGGAGATTCGGAGGGGTGCTGCCCTGTGAGGAGATGGGCCAGGCAGGGTATCTTGGGCCATATCAGGAGTCCATTGTTTCCATGACACAAAACTGCATTCTCGTGAGGAACGCACGGTTGCAAACCTGTGTCTTCCTGAGTAAAGGCATGGCCGAGTGCAGGCAGGCT GACAGAGAGCTGCGGCCAGAAGAAATGGATG AGTTACGGGACGCTTTCAAAGAGTTCGACAAAGACAAGGACGGTTTCATCAGCTGTAAAGACCTTGGAAACTGTATGAGAACTATGGGATACATGCCCACTGAAATGGAGCTGATTGAGCTGAGTCAACAGATAAACATGAACT TGGGAGGTCATGTTGATTTTGAGGATTTTGTAGAGTTGATGGGCCCAAAACTCCTCGCCGAAACTGCAGACATGATTGGAATAAAAGAGTTAAAAGATGCTTTTCGAGAG TTTGACACTAATGGAGACGGTGCCATAAGCACATCAGAGCTCCGAGATGCAATGAGGAAGTTGTTGGGCCAACAG GTGGGTTTAAAGGAAGTCGAAGATATCCTGAGGGATGTTGACCTGAATGGTGATGGGCTTGTTGACTTTGAAG AGTTTGTACGAATGATGTCTCGCTAA
- the cabp1a gene encoding calcium-binding protein 1a isoform X5, with the protein MEEITDLDLGITQVTALSAVCLEDRELRPEEMDELRDAFKEFDKDKDGFISCKDLGNCMRTMGYMPTEMELIELSQQINMNLGGHVDFEDFVELMGPKLLAETADMIGIKELKDAFREFDTNGDGAISTSELRDAMRKLLGQQVGLKEVEDILRDVDLNGDGLVDFEEFVRMMSR; encoded by the exons ATGGAGGAGATTACTGATTTAGATTTGGGCATCACTCAAGTCACAGCGCTGTCAGCGGTATGTTTGGAG GACAGAGAGCTGCGGCCAGAAGAAATGGATG AGTTACGGGACGCTTTCAAAGAGTTCGACAAAGACAAGGACGGTTTCATCAGCTGTAAAGACCTTGGAAACTGTATGAGAACTATGGGATACATGCCCACTGAAATGGAGCTGATTGAGCTGAGTCAACAGATAAACATGAACT TGGGAGGTCATGTTGATTTTGAGGATTTTGTAGAGTTGATGGGCCCAAAACTCCTCGCCGAAACTGCAGACATGATTGGAATAAAAGAGTTAAAAGATGCTTTTCGAGAG TTTGACACTAATGGAGACGGTGCCATAAGCACATCAGAGCTCCGAGATGCAATGAGGAAGTTGTTGGGCCAACAG GTGGGTTTAAAGGAAGTCGAAGATATCCTGAGGGATGTTGACCTGAATGGTGATGGGCTTGTTGACTTTGAAG AGTTTGTACGAATGATGTCTCGCTAA
- the ggt5a gene encoding gamma-glutamyltransferase 5a isoform X2, translating into MARSKARVYTCCALMLLCVVAVIVCIAVLVRRKCPGDTFSSAAVAADSGRCSQIARDILQKGGSAVDGAIAALLCTSVINPQSMGLGGGSIFTVMDSSGKVKIINSRETVPGKFKSDLLKSCPKTFQFMSGGTLTAQDLASYNVTVTDAWAFPLGEYQMYIPPPPAGGIILSFILNVMKGYNLNPASLVGQQKTLAYHRLVEAFKFANGLKKHIRDPRFSSEEMARKFTEDSFAKHIQSLISSDKTHDPQYYNITPYLDSMGTTHVSVLAEDGSAVSVTSTINHIFGSKVVSPRTGVILNNQLYDFCGRVDNIFPGEQPPSSMAPAVLKSQSKTLVIGSTGGSMITTGIISALMNHLWFGKSLKEAIAAPVVFVDSQNAVKFEPGFDKNVIEALKALGHKHESAKYFFNVVNAVEKKDGCICAVSDARKLGEAAGY; encoded by the exons ATGGCGAGGTCAAAGGCGAGAGTGTACACTTGTTGcgcactgatgctgctctgcgtGGTTGCCGTCATTGTGTGTATAGCTGTGCTCGTGAGGCGCAAGTGTCCAGGTGACACTTTCTCAAGCGCTGCAGTGGCCGCAGACTCTGGGAGGTGTTCGCAGATTGCACG AGACATACTTCAGAAAGGAGGCTCAGCGGTAGATGGCGCCattgctgcgctgctgtgcacCTCCGTCATCAACCCGCAGAGTATGGGCCTCGGAGGGGGGTCCATATTCACAGTGATGGACAGCTCTG GCAAAGTGAAAATCATCAACTCCAGAGAGACTGTACCAGGGAAGTTTAAATCTGACCTGCTCAAGTCATGTCCCAAGACCTTCCAGTTTATGTCAG GAGGAACACTTACGGCACAGGACTTGGCATCGTATAATGTTACAGTGACTGATGCGTGGGCTTTTCCTTTGGGAGAGTACCAGATGTACATACCCCCACCCCCTGCAGGAGGCATCATCCTCAGCTTCATCCTTAACGTCATGAAAG GATATAACTTGAATCCAGCATCTCTGGTAGGACAACAAAAGACACTGGCCTATCACCGCCTTGTTGAAGCTTTTAAGTTTGCCAATGGATTAAAGAAACACATTCGAGATCCACGCTTCAGCTCAGAGGAA ATGGCCAGGAAATTCACAGAGGATAGCTTTGCCAAGCACATACAGAGCTTGATCAGCAGCGACAAGACTCACGATCCCCAGTATTACAACATCACCCCGTATCTGGACAGCATGGGCACCACGCATGTGTCTGTGCTGGCTGAGGATGGCTCTGCTGTGTCTGTCACCAGCACCATCAACCACAT attTGGCTCTAAGGTCGTCTCTCCTAGGACTGGAGTCATCCTCAACAACCAGCTGTACGATTTCTGTGGAAGAGTCGATAACATCTTTCCTG GGGAGCAGCCTCCATCCTCCATGGCCCCCGCTGTGCTCAAGTCTCAGTCGAAGACGCTGGTGATTGGATCGACTGGTGGGAGCATGATCACGACTGGGATCATCTCG GCACTCATGAATCACCTTTGGTTTGGAAAAAGCCTCAAGGAGGCGATTGCTGCTCCGGTTGTTTTTGTCGACTCTCAAAATGCAGTGAAGTTTGAGCCCGGCTTTGATAAG AATGTAATCGAGGCTCTGAAGGCTCTGGGGCACAAACATGAAAGTGCAAAATATTTCTTCAACGTGGTCAATGC